In Procambarus clarkii isolate CNS0578487 chromosome 60, FALCON_Pclarkii_2.0, whole genome shotgun sequence, one genomic interval encodes:
- the LOC138353824 gene encoding tigger transposable element-derived protein 1-like, with translation MSQGPLSSVRVKVHKTRLNVMWRSNKRSWVTQIFFSEWVNDVFGPTVRNYLVDKQLPLKALLVLDNAPAHPRQLQDDLFPENQFITIKFLPPNTTPLLQPMDQQVIANFKKIYMKALLERCVHVIDTTELTLRQFWKEQFNIMGALRLIDKAWEGVSRRTLHSAWRNVWPEGVPERDFEGFGPAPASAPVDDPEALLVDDIVALGHTLGLEVAAADVQELVEKHSDELTTEELLELQKELVQQEVQELSSGEEEVCEDAIPSSEIREVLGMFEKVTAFAEKHHHDKAVTTRCVNLFNDNVLSRFRDILKRRQQQVTRDMVSGQGGKRRACDIEPQPGPSGVKFPKRASPPDPEVVSPSSP, from the coding sequence atgtcccaaggacccctgagcagtgtaagggttaaggttCACAAGACACGGCTGAATGTGATGTGGAGGTCGAACAAGAGGTCCTGGGTCACGCAGATCTTCTTTAGTGAGTGGGTAAATGACGTTTTCGGCCCCACAGTGAGAAATTATCTCGTCGACAAGCAGTTACCACTCAAGGCCTTGCTTGTGCTCGATAATGCACCTGCGCATCCTCGCCAACTGCAAGATGATCTGTTCCCTGAAAATCAGTTTATCACCATCAAGTTTCTTCCTCCAAACACCACGCCACTCCTCCAACCCATGGATCAGCAGGTTATTGCTAACTTTAAGAAGATCTATATGAAGGCCTTGTTGGAGAGATGTGTTCATGTGATTGACACCACAGAGCTGACCCTCAGACAATTCTGGAAGGAGCAGTTCAATATCATGGGGGCCTTGCGTTTGATAGATAAGGCCTGGGAAGGGGTGTCACGGAGAACCCTACACTCTGCATGGCGAAACGTGTGGCCTGAGGGTGTCCCTGAGCGAGACTTTGAAGGTTTCGGTCCTGCACCTGCATCCGCACCTGTGGATGACCCGGAGGCTCTTTTAGTGGATGATATTGTCGCTCTGGGACACACACTGGGTCTGGAGGTGGCTGCCGCTGATGTGCAGGAGTTGGTGGAGAAGCACAGTGATGAACTGACCACCGAGGAACTCCTGGAACTGCAGAAAgagctggtgcaacaggaggtACAGGAGCTCTCATCGGGGGAGGAGGAGGTTTGCGAGGATGCTATCCCATCTAGTGAGATTAGGGAAGTGCTGGGCATGTTCGAAAAGGTGACAGCATTTGCGGAAAAGCATCACCATGATAAGGCGGTGACAACACGGTGCGTGAACCTGTTTAATGACAATGTGCTGTCTCGATTTAGGGACATCCTCAAACGAAGACAACAGCAAGTGACACGCGATATGGTCAGTGGACAGGGTGGGAAGAGACGTGCTTGTGATAttgaaccacaacccggtcctAGTGGGGTTAAATTCCCAAAGAGAGCGAGCCCGCCTGACCCAGAGGTGgtgtctccctcctccccataa